One window of bacterium genomic DNA carries:
- a CDS encoding tetratricopeptide repeat protein — protein MIANYSTPNISPNLRLLSQRRAGRPALKLVALAHLLGALLLAPQATAQLARDATRTTSPGAAEGAMLARVNPDSTLRSYSIDELLEYKDFYERQRLRTDRERVWLREKGIRDMEIFLNSHPKSKVQDKVIVRLAELHYEKALETYAQAQENYSRQLAKLDSGLVTVAPVEPKKDYSASLALYRRIIAEHPDSPLRDDAAYNIAFLTEDLGQRQEAVVLYQDFIQNYSNSRYIPDALFRVAEFYFNPPKNNLDSAIAIYQQVLRYGDSPKYDEALYRLGWAHYKRNDYPQAISYFTLLADDLHRARRLDPKNQITNPSLLEESIEYLGISFLDYEGADKAAQYLADLGGREYGLDILMRIGDIYLNVKEEHENAIRAYHLLLRMYPNAPPAPLVRAKIAEAYRALDDEQMAYLQRDSLFMDYREGTAWWQHNTNEEVRKEGKSLAERALRENINLLLKRADEFSDNNLYAQAVNDSRKYLVAFPKDTMTALIHWNLALTLDAKLKQAPEALTEYLEISNRYWNSRFQKLAAENGVALAQEMASADTIRRPQVLPLKLGEMKAAVEMNHDSLRQALKLEPIAMSVGEQNLGKALDNYIRLFPHEPATAERLAQAGALFYNKNEFAGALKYFKTLLKHFPQSPDAPYAEYLVMESYFGKLDYQSCEVVAKRIKLNSPNREYAVKAEKRLAESIFLQAEDLAHIEQHVRAGEEYRRVYEEVPNAEFADLALYNAGLEFDQAREYRRAVETYALLADHFPKSPHYLSGLNNMAYDYGELNDYLNAALTFERLANEEPDSSKAETSLFNASVYFVRAEDWPRAIRVNRKFVDKYPGSKDADDLFYDIANYHLKLDQLEEANGVYGEYAQRFPDSPRVVETFYRRGEYFEWKGLLPQARAEYEKAMAKSDNFRQRQMDHNDFFSAEALFRLTELKFRDFAEVRFKLPRVQMDAAKERKKNALIDIVDGYTRVASFGTLRLYEATHKIGAAYEEFAQTWADQEIPEVDENRRIVAKKEINQSSTELYERALQSYRHAAVALERLAAQYNSPADTTVRNAKLALEDTTMQVARRWVQRSKDKVSEVIYDIAELNSASMKQLLDAPTPENMDKITALEFRNQLLGKFVRPLVGQTIQAHQRNLRECDSLAIESAWLDLSRRKIVETNNALAREYAGLSRRALSQYAADIGSYKRLVDAADFQADDVKEEMSNLIDFGRSFAEAAVQAYLETLNNARAAKIRARALEDTEDQLLSFVFTFARQGDSLASAANSERLAFEDRLRRESRRDLQDAVLTFEDNFFALSEGKKKILEAGFLAMRDHAIANLWSEKITLMLVRSDPVKYAQELNLTIADTTVYSDASWQASAQYTRGWTAMDFAASAWSAAQTQGASTVFAGYGAQRLWLPGSAPAAGAPDSAGSEPATRATLVSNPGSRGGANIGYFRKSFAIKGLPVSGQIQVHADDSYNVFVNGEYLAQVMSSAGEAGKTHIHDCSSFLRGGVNVVAFEIRDTDNTGGALEAVIFLKSLPGWEKHQSEVQLKKERHEEMLIFERGLLPNLR, from the coding sequence ATGATCGCGAACTACTCAACTCCGAACATATCGCCCAACCTCCGCCTGCTTTCGCAGCGCCGTGCCGGCCGGCCGGCGCTCAAGCTGGTCGCGCTTGCTCACTTGCTCGGTGCCCTGCTGCTGGCGCCGCAAGCCACGGCCCAGCTCGCGCGCGATGCCACCCGCACCACCTCCCCGGGCGCCGCGGAGGGGGCAATGCTCGCGCGCGTGAACCCCGACTCCACGCTCCGCTCTTACTCCATCGATGAACTGCTGGAGTACAAGGATTTCTACGAGCGCCAGCGTCTGCGCACCGATCGCGAGCGCGTCTGGCTGCGGGAAAAGGGTATTCGCGATATGGAGATCTTTCTCAACAGCCATCCCAAAAGCAAGGTGCAGGACAAGGTGATCGTGCGCCTCGCCGAGCTGCACTACGAGAAGGCCCTGGAAACCTACGCGCAGGCGCAGGAGAATTATTCCCGCCAGCTCGCCAAACTCGACTCCGGCTTGGTGACGGTGGCGCCGGTGGAGCCCAAGAAGGACTATTCCGCTTCGCTCGCGCTCTATCGCCGCATCATCGCGGAACATCCGGACAGCCCGCTGCGGGATGATGCCGCATACAACATCGCCTTTCTGACCGAAGATCTGGGGCAGCGGCAGGAAGCCGTGGTGCTGTATCAAGACTTCATTCAAAACTACTCAAACAGCCGTTACATCCCCGATGCGCTTTTTCGCGTGGCGGAATTCTACTTCAATCCTCCCAAGAACAATCTCGACAGCGCCATCGCCATTTATCAGCAGGTGTTGCGTTATGGCGACAGCCCGAAATACGACGAGGCCCTGTACCGATTGGGCTGGGCGCATTACAAACGGAACGATTACCCGCAGGCGATTTCCTACTTCACGCTGCTGGCCGACGATCTGCATCGCGCCCGGCGCCTCGACCCCAAGAATCAGATTACCAATCCCAGCTTGCTGGAAGAGTCGATCGAATACCTCGGCATTTCATTTCTTGATTACGAGGGCGCGGACAAGGCGGCGCAGTATCTTGCCGACCTGGGCGGCCGCGAGTACGGCCTGGACATCCTGATGCGCATCGGCGACATCTACTTGAACGTGAAGGAAGAGCATGAGAATGCGATCCGCGCCTATCACCTGCTGCTGCGCATGTATCCCAACGCGCCCCCGGCACCGCTGGTGCGCGCCAAAATCGCGGAAGCGTATCGCGCGCTCGATGATGAGCAGATGGCCTATCTGCAGCGCGACAGCCTGTTCATGGATTATCGTGAAGGCACGGCCTGGTGGCAGCACAACACCAACGAGGAAGTTCGCAAAGAAGGCAAATCCCTGGCGGAGCGCGCCCTGCGCGAAAACATCAATTTGCTGCTCAAGCGCGCCGATGAATTCAGCGACAACAATCTCTACGCGCAGGCGGTGAACGACAGCCGCAAGTATCTGGTGGCCTTTCCCAAAGACACCATGACCGCGCTCATTCACTGGAATTTGGCCCTGACTTTGGATGCCAAGCTCAAGCAGGCGCCGGAAGCGCTTACGGAATATCTCGAAATCAGCAATCGCTACTGGAACAGCCGCTTTCAAAAGCTGGCGGCGGAAAACGGCGTGGCGCTGGCGCAGGAGATGGCGAGCGCCGACACCATTCGCCGGCCCCAGGTGTTGCCGTTGAAACTCGGCGAGATGAAGGCGGCGGTCGAGATGAATCACGACAGCTTGCGCCAGGCGTTGAAACTCGAGCCGATTGCCATGTCCGTCGGCGAGCAGAACCTGGGCAAGGCGTTGGACAATTACATCCGCCTGTTTCCGCATGAGCCGGCAACCGCCGAGCGCCTCGCCCAAGCCGGGGCTTTATTCTACAACAAGAATGAATTCGCCGGCGCGCTGAAGTATTTCAAGACGCTGCTCAAGCACTTTCCGCAAAGCCCGGACGCGCCCTATGCCGAGTATCTGGTGATGGAGAGCTATTTCGGCAAGCTCGATTACCAGAGTTGTGAGGTCGTGGCGAAACGCATCAAGCTGAATTCCCCCAATCGCGAATACGCCGTGAAAGCGGAGAAGCGCCTGGCGGAATCGATCTTTCTGCAAGCCGAGGATTTGGCGCACATCGAGCAGCATGTGCGCGCCGGCGAGGAATACCGCCGCGTTTACGAGGAAGTGCCGAATGCGGAGTTTGCCGATCTTGCGCTCTACAATGCCGGTTTGGAATTCGATCAGGCGCGCGAGTATCGCCGCGCGGTGGAAACCTATGCGCTGCTGGCGGATCACTTCCCCAAATCGCCGCACTATCTCAGCGGCTTGAACAACATGGCGTATGACTATGGCGAGCTTAATGACTATCTCAACGCCGCGCTCACCTTCGAGCGCCTCGCCAATGAAGAGCCGGATTCCAGCAAGGCCGAGACCAGCCTGTTTAATGCCAGCGTCTATTTCGTGCGGGCGGAAGACTGGCCGCGCGCCATCCGCGTCAATCGCAAATTCGTGGACAAGTATCCCGGCTCCAAAGATGCCGACGACTTGTTCTACGACATCGCCAATTACCACCTCAAGCTCGATCAACTGGAGGAGGCCAATGGCGTGTACGGCGAGTATGCCCAGCGCTTCCCGGATTCGCCGCGCGTGGTCGAGACCTTTTATCGCCGCGGCGAATACTTCGAATGGAAGGGCCTGCTGCCGCAGGCGCGCGCCGAGTACGAAAAAGCCATGGCCAAGAGCGACAACTTTCGCCAGCGCCAGATGGATCACAACGACTTTTTCTCCGCCGAGGCCCTGTTCCGGCTGACCGAGCTCAAGTTTCGTGACTTCGCCGAGGTCCGCTTCAAGCTGCCGCGCGTGCAGATGGACGCCGCCAAAGAGCGCAAGAAGAATGCGTTGATCGACATCGTCGACGGCTATACGCGCGTGGCCAGCTTCGGCACCTTGCGGCTTTATGAAGCCACGCACAAGATCGGCGCCGCCTACGAGGAGTTTGCCCAGACCTGGGCGGATCAGGAAATCCCCGAGGTCGATGAGAACCGTCGCATCGTGGCGAAGAAGGAGATCAACCAATCCTCCACCGAACTGTACGAGCGCGCGCTGCAATCCTATCGCCATGCCGCCGTGGCGCTCGAGCGGCTGGCGGCCCAGTACAACTCACCGGCGGATACCACGGTGCGCAATGCCAAGCTGGCGCTGGAAGACACCACCATGCAGGTGGCGCGCCGCTGGGTGCAGCGCAGCAAGGACAAAGTCTCCGAGGTGATCTACGACATTGCCGAGCTGAACAGCGCCTCGATGAAGCAACTGCTCGACGCGCCCACGCCCGAGAACATGGACAAGATCACCGCCCTGGAATTCCGCAATCAATTGCTGGGCAAATTCGTCAGGCCGCTGGTGGGGCAGACGATTCAGGCGCACCAGCGCAATTTGCGCGAGTGTGATTCGCTCGCCATCGAAAGCGCCTGGCTCGATCTTTCGCGCCGCAAGATCGTGGAGACCAACAACGCGCTGGCGCGTGAGTACGCCGGTTTGTCGCGGCGGGCGTTGTCGCAGTATGCGGCGGACATCGGCAGCTACAAGCGTCTGGTCGACGCGGCCGACTTTCAGGCGGATGACGTGAAGGAGGAAATGTCGAATCTGATCGATTTCGGCCGTTCCTTTGCCGAGGCCGCCGTGCAGGCCTATCTGGAGACATTGAACAACGCGCGAGCGGCCAAAATCCGCGCCCGGGCCCTGGAAGACACCGAGGATCAGCTTCTGAGTTTCGTTTTCACGTTTGCACGCCAAGGCGATTCCCTAGCCAGCGCCGCCAACAGCGAGCGGCTGGCGTTCGAAGACCGGTTGCGGCGCGAATCCCGGCGGGATTTGCAGGACGCGGTGCTCACGTTTGAAGACAACTTCTTTGCGCTCTCCGAGGGCAAGAAGAAGATTCTCGAAGCCGGTTTCCTGGCCATGCGCGATCACGCCATCGCGAATCTCTGGTCCGAGAAGATCACCCTGATGTTGGTGCGCAGCGATCCGGTCAAGTATGCGCAGGAGCTCAATCTCACCATCGCCGACACCACGGTATACAGCGATGCGAGCTGGCAGGCCTCGGCGCAATACACGCGCGGCTGGACCGCCATGGATTTCGCTGCCAGCGCATGGAGCGCGGCGCAAACGCAGGGCGCGTCGACGGTGTTTGCCGGCTACGGCGCGCAGCGGCTGTGGCTGCCGGGCAGCGCGCCGGCTGCCGGCGCCCCGGATTCCGCCGGCAGCGAGCCGGCGACGCGCGCCACGCTGGTGTCCAATCCCGGTTCACGCGGCGGCGCCAATATCGGGTATTTTCGCAAGAGTTTCGCCATCAAAGGGCTGCCGGTATCCGGGCAGATTCAGGTGCACGCCGACGATTCCTACAACGTGTTCGTCAATGGGGAATATCTCGCGCAAGTCATGAGTTCCGCCGGCGAGGCCGGGAAAACGCACATTCACGATTGCTCCAGCTTTTTGCGCGGCGGGGTGAACGTGGTGGCCTTCGAGATTCGCGACACCGACAACACCGGCGGTGCGCTGGAGGCGGTGATTTTCCTGAAGAGCCTGCCGGGCTGGGAAAAACATCAAAGCGAAGTGCAATTGAAAAAAGAGCGGCATGAGGAAATGCTCATTTTCGAGCGCGGTCTTCTGCCGAATTTGAGATGA